The proteins below come from a single Mangifera indica cultivar Alphonso chromosome 16, CATAS_Mindica_2.1, whole genome shotgun sequence genomic window:
- the LOC123199559 gene encoding cysteine-rich receptor-like protein kinase 18: protein MKMQMGFTVLLILVSILLINIGSSRATICYDTGNFTTNSTYEKNRNLILSSLASNVTLHEGFFYNASIGEEPDKVYALVNCRGDASAEECASCVSDAAKDILNKCLNQKEAVAWGGSPQCIVRYSNRLFFGKMAEDPMAEGSYGSNMSLNMTQFDQTWKSLMNRLLREAAAGSNNSTRKFAVGEENVTDFVKIYGLMQCTPDISETDCKDCLGPSVGFYESHYHGKPGCLIMRPSCMYIWDLDPFYNASLVSISPSLPSPLDITKGKGHITSRTVIIIAFSVLVFAIGLVAFTCVVVIQRRKTKKEIISKQDTEDGDEIDDVESLQFDFNAIRAATNDFSDDSKLGQGGFGVVYKGRLPGGQDIAVKRLSRDSRQGEVEFKNEVLLVAKLQHRNLIRLLGFCLRGNERLLIYELALNSSLDNFIFGMVSLHFCFYFCQSCKLFLTQKCTIFPDPVKRLLLDWETRYKIIGGIARGLLYLHEDSRFRVVHRDLKASNILLNAGMVPKISDFGMAKLFEMDQIQGDTSRVVGTFGYMAPEYIKHGQFSVKSDVFSFGVLVLEIISGQKNSSFGNEEQAQDLLTYAWRNWNEGTALNLIDPTLRVGFNSEVMRCIHIGLLCVQENVSNRPTMAAVVLMLTSCSLSLPIPLKPAFFMQLDSEMDDLESPMQGHNQNHVQFSLNEASISELEAR, encoded by the exons ATGAAAATGCAGATGGGTTTCACAGTTTTgctaattttggtttctattttGCTTATTAACATTGGCTCTAGTAGAGCAACTATATGTTATGATACAGGGAATTTCACAACTAATAGCACTTATGAGAAGAACAGAAACCTGATTCTCTCATCTCTTGCTTCTAATGTCACTCTCCATGAAGGGTTTTTTTACAATGCAAGTATAGGTGAAGAGCCTGACAAAGTTTATGCTCTTGTGAATTGCCGAGGAGATGCTTCTGCAGAAGAGTGTGCTAGTTGTGTAAGTGACGCAGCCAaagatattttgaataaatgttTGAACCAGAAAGAAGCAGTGGCATGGGGAGGCAGTCCTCAGTGCATTGTGCGCTATTCAAACAGgttattttttggaaaaatggCGGAGGATCCTATGGCTGAAGGAAGTTATGGGAGTAATATGAGCTTGAACATGACACAGTTTGATCAGACTTGGAAGAGTCTGATGAATCGGTTGTTGAGAGAAGCTGCAGCTGGGTCTAACAATTCTACAAGAAAGTTTGCAGTTGGGGAGGAAAATGTAACAGACTTTGTGAAGATTTATGGACTCATGCAGTGTACTCCTGATATTTCAGAGACTGATTGTAAGGATTGTCTTGGTCCATCTGTGGGATTTTATGAAAGTCACTACCATGGGAAGCCTGGTTGCCTTATTATGAGACCTAGTTGTATGTATATCTGGGATTTGGACCCTTTCTACAATGCCAGTCTTGTTTCCATATCACCATCTCTTCCTTCTCCATTAGATATCACAAAAG GCAAAGGACACATTACATCTAGAACTGTCATAATCATTGCTTTTTCAGTACTAGTTTTTGCTATAGGACTTGTTGCCTTCACTTGTGTTGTTGTTATACAGAGGAGAAAGACAAAGAAGGAGATCATAAGCAAGCAGGACACAGAAG ATGGTGATGAAATTGACGATGTGGAATCTTTGCAATTCGACTTCAATGCTATCAGAGCTGCAACAAATGACTTCTCAGATGATAGTAAGCTTGGACAGGGTGGATTTGGTGTTGTTTACAAG GGGAGACTTCCTGGTGGACAGGACATAGCTGTGAAGAGACTGTCTAGAGATTCTAGACAAGGAGAGGTAGAGTTTAAAAATGAAGTCCTCTTGGTGGCCAAACTTCAACATAGGAATTTGATTAGACTTTTGGGTTTCTGTTTGAGAGGAAATGAAAGGCTTCTCATCTATGAGCTTGCGCTCAATTCAAGTCTAGATAACTTCATATTTGGTATGGTTTCACTGCACTTTTGCTTTTATTTCTGCCAATCTTGTAAATTGTTCTTGACTCAAAAGTGTACAATCTTTCCAGATCCGGTAAAGCGTCTATTGTTGGATTGGGAGACTCGATACAAAATCATAGGGGGCATAGCACGAGGACTTCTTTACCTTCATGAAGATTCTAGGTTTCGGGTTGTTCATCGCGATCTGAAAGCTAGTAATATTCTTCTAAATGCTGGCATGGTTccaaaaatttcagattttggaATGGCGAAATTGTTTGAAATGGATCAAATTCAAGGGGATACAAGTAGAGTTGTTGGGACCTT TGGATATATGGCTCCAGAGTACATAAAGCATGGACAATTCTCAGTCAAGTCTGATGTTTTTAGCTTTGGTGTGCTGGTCCTGGAAATTATCAGTGGTCAAAAGAACAGCTCCTTTGGTAACGAAGAACAAGCACAAGATCTATTAACCTAT GCATGGAGAAATTGGAACGAAGGGACGGCTTTGAATCTGATAGATCCTACTCTAAGAGTTGGTTTTAACAGTGAAGTGATGAGATGTATTCACATTGGGTTGCTTTGTGTCCAAGAAAATGTCTCAAATAGACCTACAATGGCTGCAGTTGTTCTCATGCTCACTAGCTGCTCTTTATCTCTCCCTATTCCCTTGAAACCGGCATTTTTCATGCAACTGGACTCGGAGATGGATGATTTAGAATCACCTATGCAGGGTCACAATCAAAATCATGTTCAATTTTCCTTGAATGAGGCTTCAATTAGTGAGCTAGAGGCTCGCTAA